A stretch of DNA from Rhizobium sp. EC-SD404:
TCTGCTTCGGCTTCGCGCTTTTCCATGGCCGAAATCCGGAAATTCTCGAGCGCGTTCGCGACCACGCCGACCGTGTCGGCGCGGGCACGGTGCGGAACGCCGGTTTCAAGATCGCCGTCGTCCAGACGCTTGATGCGCGCCGTGAGGTCTCCGAGGGGACGTGTGACGATCGCTCTCAGTGCGAAAAGAAAGAGGCCAACGACCAAGAGAATGGACACGCCCTGCACCATGAGCGTCTGCATCCCGAAGCCGGCGCTGGTTGCAGCGAGCCCTTCCGTACTCCAAACGGTCGCGATGTGACCACGCGCATTGCCTTCACTGTCGGCTTCGAGCGGCGCGACGATCGTCACCTGCCCATCGCCGAGAGGCATGTCGTTCACGACGGTCTCGCTCGGCGGAGATGACATGACCGCTTCGATGGCCTGATGAGGGCCCGCCGGGTCGACGCCATCACGGGTCCAACCCGCAATTTCGCTACCAGCCGCATTGTAAACGAGGATTTGAACGAGATCGTGGTCGTCAGACGAGGCGTATCCCTTGTAAGCGTCCTCGACCGCTTCGGGCACGTTCCACTTGACGCCGCCCGCCGCGACCATACCGATCTGCTCGACCTCGCGGCTCCAATTGGCAAAGGCATCCTGACGCAAAGTCTGGCCGGCTGATTGATATAGCCACCATACCGTGGCGCCGAGGCCGATGAGGTTGACCGCGATGATGACCGCGGCGAGCTTCGTGGTCAGCGAGAGCCGGCCGAGAAAACTGACCGGACCGAGTGCTGCATCATTGGTTTTCATGTGTATGTTGTCCTTGGCGCGATCAGAGCTTGTTCAGGTTCAAAGAGACCGTGATCGCTCCAATGGGCTCGCCGGTGTCCGGGTCGATGATCGCGCTGTTCGCCTGGCTGATGACGAGGTGCGTATCGGGTTCGTATTCGATGTCGTCGATGAAAAGGCCGGCTTCCGGCTGAAGATACGTCTTCTGGAATTTGGCTTCGTCGCCCTGCCAGTAATCGGATGTCGGCGTGCTGACACCGACATTCATTCCCTTGCCGTCCATGACAATGATCTCGACGATCATCCAGTCGGCTGCGGACTGCTTCTGGCGCAGAAACTGAGAGATGGTGTTCTGGATCATGGCGTCGATCTGAGGACGCTCGATCTGACCGACTTCCGCGCGCCAGTCGGCGTCGGCACGATCTATGTCGGCTTGTGTCCATGCGGATGTCGTGCCGTTCTGCGCGCGCACAGCTTCGATGATTTCGGGGCTTTTGACCCACTCGGCCAGACTATCTTGAAAATACGCTTTGACCGCTTCTCGGTGGTCAATTCCGTTGGCGGATGCCTGGGACAATGGCGCAAAAGCTGCCCCCCAGAGCGCCGCGCACACTGCAAGCCTGCCCGTGGCGAGCAACGACATTCCCACACCCCTTGAACTCGGCGTGCATCAATCAAAGTGTATTTGATGAAAGTGCACAACCATAGACAAACAGACATGCCTATGATGGCGCGGCTTGGGACGTCATGTCGGCGCAAGTCGGAAACTCGCAACAGCCTGCTACAAATAATGCGCGAGCGTACTTGCCGAAAACTTAACGTAGGAAGGCGATAGATCGCATTTACAGTAGAATTTTGGGGATCCGGCCCGGAAATAAACGGGCCGGCAGACTGCGGGAGAGTGACTCTGTCTCGATGTCGCGAGACTTGAGTGTCGGCGTCAGAAAATTAGACTTAGCAAACCGATGACGACCAGAAGACCGATCAAGAAGATGACACCAACAGTGCCGCCGATAAATTTCAGCATGGGGATGATCCTTTTGCTTGCCCGTGATGAACGGATTAACGCGCAAGCGCCGCATTTGATCCGGCGGCGCGATCGGCCACGGATCAGATCGAGGATTAGGCTCAGGTCTTTCGCCCGTCACTTCGCCGGTCTATGCTCATATCGACATAAACTGAAACGGTGATTGATGCCTTCCAGAATCGAACTTCATCCGGACGCAGCAAGGACGGAACGTCCCCGCAAACGTCCAGCCTTCATCGACCAGAAACGTGGTGTAAAAGACTGGAAGCAAGCCAGCGAATGGCTGAAGTGGCGTGGTATCGAAGACATTGAATGCATAACGCCCGACATTGCCGGCGTGCCGCGCGGCAAGATGATGCCGACGTCGAAATTCACGTCCAACACGTCGCTATCGCTTCCCTCCGCATTGTTCAGACACACGATCTCCGGCGAATATCCCGAAGAGACGGGCGACTTCCGCTATGACCCGACAGATGGCGATCTGAAGCTCGTGCCGGACCTGTCGACGCTCTCGGTCGTTCCTTGGGAAACCGATCCCACGGCGCAGGTCGTTTGCGACATTGTCGATACCCAGGGCAACGAGGTCGGCTATACGCCGCGCAACGTTCTGAAGCGCGTCGTCAGTCTCTACCGCGAGCGTGGCTGGCAGCCGGTCGTCGCACCCGAGATCGAGTTCTATCTCGTCGCGAAGAATGATGATCCGGATTATCCGCTGCAGCCGCCGAAGGGTCGATCGGGCCGAACCATTGCCGGTGGCCAGGCCTATTCCATTGCAGGCGTCAACGAGTTCGACGAGCTGATCGACGACATCTACCATTTCTCCGAAGCGCAAGGTTTGGAGATCGATACGCTGATCCATGAAGAGGGTCCGGCACAGCTCGAAATCAACCTGCGCCATGGCGATCCGATCGAGCTCGCCGACCAAGTGTTCCTCTTCAAACGCACGCTGCGCGAGGCGGCGCTGAACCACAACATGTACGCCACCTTCATGGCCAAGCCGATGCAGGGCCAGGCGGGTTCGGCGATGCACATCCACCAGTCGGTCGTCGACATAAAAACGGGGCGCAACGTCTTCGCAGACGAGAAGGGCGAGGCCTCGCAAGAGTTCTTTTCCTTCATCGGCGGCATGCAGCACTTCGTGCCCAAGGCACTCGTCATGATGGCGCCATACGTGAATTCCTATCGCCGGCTGACTCCGGACATGGCCTGCCCCGTCAACAATGCCTGGGGCTACGACAACCGCACCACCGCCTTCCGCGTGCCAAGTTCCGATCCGAGCGCAAGGCGCGTGGAAAACCGCCTCCCCTCATCCGACACAAACCCTTATCTTGCGCTCGCCGCGTCGCTCGCTTGCGGCTATCTCGGCATGGTGCGCGGCGTAAAGCCTTCGGCACCAACCGCGCACACCGCCAATGAGGGTACGACGGTCGATCTCCCCCGAGGGCTGCTGGAAGCCGTGTCGTTGCTCGAAAGCGAACCCGCGTTTCAGGACGTGTTCGGCGCTGATTTCATCGCCACCTATTGCGGGCTGAAGCGCGGCGAGTTCGAAACCTTCATGCAGGTGATTAGTCCGTGGGAGCGTGAATACCTCCTGCTGAACGTCTGAGCGTTTCCAGGTGAAGTGGATACCGGTTCACCGTTCGGAAACGCGACAAATCAAAAACTCAGAGCAATTGAGCGATTCGACGAAAAGCGAAATTGCGCTGATCGGCCGGCGCGAAGCCACGACATGATGACGGAACAGACCATCGCCTATCAAAGCCCCATCTCGCCCGGCATCTCCTGGTACGAGGACGTGCTTGCCGAGCGGCCGTCCTTTCCAGCGCTTGATGGCTCCAGTCAAGCCGACGTCGTCATCGTCGGTGGCGGTTATACGGGTTTGCAGGCGGCCTATAATCTGGCCGTCGCCGGCGTCGATGTCGTCCTGATAGACGCTGCTCGTTTTGGCGACGGCGCCTCCGGGCGCAATGGCGGCCAGATCGGCACGGGACAGCGCGAAGACGTCACCACGTTGGAATCGCAGTACGGACTGGAGACATCTAAAGCGCTGTTTGATCTCGCCGAGGACGGCAAGCGCTACCTGATAGACTTCGCCGAGCGGCTCGGCATCGATATGGAGTTCCGTCCGGGCCAGCTCTCGGTGGCGCACAAGAAGCGCTATGTCGATGATTTCCGCTCCTATGTCGACATTCTGGCCGAGCGCTACGGCTACACCCAGGCGACGTTCATGCACGCCGCCGAGACCGCAGAACGCCTCGGGTCGACGCGCTTCTTCGGCGGCATGCGCGACATGGGCACCGGCCATATCCACCCGATGAAGCTCGTCGCAGGGCTGGCACGCGCCACCGATGCGGCAGGCGCGAAACTCTACGAGAATACGCGCGCGACGGGCATCTCCAGCGCCAATGGCATCATCACGGTCACGACCGACCGCGGCACGATCACTGCGAGCCACGCGCTTCTCGCCTGCAATGCCCATATCGGCGATCTCGAGCCGGTCACGGCTGCCCATGTGATGCCGATCCGCTCCTTTATCGGCGCGACCGTGCCGATCGACGCGGCGACGATCATTCCAGGCGGCGAAGCGGTCGACGACAGTCGTTTCGTGGTGCGCTACTTTCGCAAGAGCCTCGATGGTCGGCTGCTGTTTGGCGGACGCGAGGCTTACACATCGGAAAGCCCCACCGACATCAAGTCGCACATCCGCAAGCAGATCGCAGAAATCTACCCGGAGCTTGGCGATATAGACATGACCCATGCCTGGGGGGGGTCAGTCGCGATCACCATGCCGCGCCAGCCCTTCGTGCGCGAAGTGATGCCGCATGTGATCACGATCGGCGGTTATTCGGGCCATGGGGTGAAATTGTCGAACTACTGCGGCAAGCTCTATGCCGATGCGGTGCTGGGCGATCGCAGCCGGCTCGGCCAGTTCGAGCGTCTGAAGATCCCCGCCTTCCCTGGCGGGACGCGATTGCGCCAACCGTTGCTTTTCCTGGCGATGACATGGTTTTCGCTGCGTGACCGAATCTGACGTAAACCAAAAGTATCGCCACGCTCTGGCCTTTTTAAATCGATTAGATTAAAAGCCTCGACGACACCGATTGCAGGGACTTGATGCGATGAGCAGCCAGATCATTCCGGTCGATCCTTTCGACTATGTCGTGTTCGGCGGTACGGGCGACCTTTCCGAGCGCAAGCTCCTTCCGGCACTGTATCACCGCCAGGAAGCCGGCCAGCTGACCGAGCCGACCCGCATCATCGGTGCGTCGCGCTCCGAACTTTCCAACGACGAGTTCCGCGAGTTCGCACGCGCTGCGCTTGTCGAGCATGTCGGCAATGGCGGCCTTGATGAAGCCGAAGTGGAAAAATTTCTCGAACGCCTCTTTTACGTCGCCGTCGATGCCAAATCCGACAAGGGCTGGGGTGATCTCAAGGAACTTCTGGCCGAGGGCGAGGATCGCATCCGCGCCTTCTATCTCGCCGTTTCGCCTTCCCTCTTCGGTGATATTTCCCAGCATATCCGCGATCATGAGCTGATCACCGAGAAGACCCGGATCGTCGTCGAAAAGCCAATCGGGCGCGATCTCGCTTCGGCGCGGCAACTGAACGACACGATCGGCAGCGTCTTTCGCGAAGAGCAGGTCTTCCGCATCGACCACTATCTCGGCAAGGAGACGGTGCAGAACCTGATGGCGCTGCGCTTTGCCAACGCGCTTTACGAGCCGCTGTGGAATTCCGCGCATATCGACCACGTCCAGATCACGGTTGCCGAAAGCGTCGGCCTCGAAGGCCGGGCCGGCTATTACGACACCGCCGGCGCGCTGCGCGACATGGTGCAGAACCACATCATGCAGTTGCTCTGCCTCGTCGCGATGGAGCCGCCATCGTCGATGGACGCAGAGGCCGTGCGCGATGAAAAGCTGAAAGTGCTGCGCGCCCTTCGCCCGATCACCAGCCGCAACGTCCAGCAGATGACCGTGCGCGGCCAGTACCGCGCGGGAGCTTCGGCCGGCGGGCCGGTCAAGGGCTACCTCGACGAATTGGAGAGCGGCACCTCGAACACCGAGACCTTCGTCGCCATCAAGGCAGAGATCGGCAATTGGCGCTGGGCCGGCGTGCCGTTCTACCTGCGCACCGGCAAGCGCATGGCCGAGCGCGCCTCGGAAATCGTCATCGCCTTCAAGCCGATCCCGCACTCCATCTTCGACGAGAGCGCCGGCCGCGTCATCGCCAACCAGCTCGTCATCCGCCTGCAGCCAGACGAAGCGGTCAAGCAGTGGATCATGATCAAGGATCCGGGCCCGGGCGGAATGCGCCTGCGCCACGTGCCGCTCGACATGACCTTTGCCGAAAACTTCGACGTCCGAAATCCCGATGCTTACGAGCGCCTGCTGCTCGACGTCATCCGCAACAACCAGACGCTTTTCATGCGCCGCGACGAAGTCGAGGCTGCGTGGCGCTGGGTCGATCCGATCCTGAAGTCGTGGGACGATACCGGGCAGCAGGTCCAGGGCTATACGGCCGGAACGTCAGGTCCGAGCCAGGCGATCGCGCTGATCGAACGCGACGGCCGCACCTGGCATGAGCTCTGATCCGATGCCGGTGTCGCCGAAGCTCCACGAATTTGCCGATCGGGCTGCACTCGCCGAAGCGCTTGCCGACGCAGTCGCGGAAGCCTTGAACGCTGCCGTCAGTGCGCGGGGCCGCGCAACGCTCGCGGTGTCGGGTGGCTCTACGCCGAAGTCCTTCTTCAAGGCCTTGTCCGGCAAGGAGCTTGCCTGGGATCAGGTCACCGTCACGCTCATCGACGAGCGCTTCGTGCCGGAAACGCACGAGCGGTCCAACCAGAAGCTCGTGGTGGAAAACCTGCTCGTGGATCGCGCCGCACGCGCGCGCTTCGTGCCGCTTTTCAACGATGCGCCGGAGGTCCACCTCGCCGCGGACCGCGCATCGGGTGTGATCGACGCCTTGCCCCGACCGATCGACGTCGCCATCTTGGGACTTGGAACGGATGGTCATACGGCATCTTTCTTTCCGGGCGGCGACCGGCTGGCAGAAACGATCGACCCCGACATGCCGACGGCTGTTATTCCGATCGAAGCGCCCGGCGCCGGCGAACCGCGATTGACGCTCACGCTGCCCCGGATCGTTGAAGCGCCGCTTCTGGTGCTTCACATCGAAGGCGCCGAAAAACGCCAGGTCCTCGACCAGGCGATGGCCGGACAAGACGCGAACGACATGCCGATCCGCGCCGTGTTCGCTCATGCGCCGGCACCGATCCAAATCTACTGGGCGCCCTGACGCCCGATCTTCGCCCGGCTGAAGTCAGCCGAACCGAACTGACAACGGGATAGCGAAACCATGGCTGCCGATACACGCATCGAAACGATCACCCGCCGCCTCGTCGAGCGCTCCAAGCCGACTCGCGAAGCCTATATCGACCGCGTCCGCCGCGCGGCCAGACAGGGCCCGCACCGCGCGGCGCTCGCCTGCGGCAACCTCGCCCACGGCTTTGCCGCCTGCGGCCCCAACGACAAGGATGCGCTGGCCGGTGACCGCGTGCCGAACCTTGGCATCATCACGGCCTATAACGACATGCTGTCCGCCCACCAGCCCTACGAGCGCTTCCCGGACATGATCCGCGAGGCGGCACGGGAAGCCGGCGGCGTCGCCCAGGTTGCCGGCGGCGTGCCTGCCATGTGTGATGGCGTCACCCAGGGCCAGCCGGGCATGGAACTGTCGCTCTTCTCGCGAGACGTGATCGCGATGTCTGCCGGCATCGGCCTGTCGCACAACATGTTCGACGCAGCGCTTTATCTCGGCGTCTGCGACAAGATCGTGCCGGGCCTGATGATCGCGGCGATGACTTTCGGCCATCTGCCGGCCGTGTTCGTTCCGGCGGGTCCGATGACAACCGGCTTGCCGAACGACGAAAAGGCCCGCATCCGCCAGCTCTTCGCCGAAGGCAAGGTCGGCCGCGAGGAGCTGCTGGAGGCGGAATCGAAGTCTTACCACGGACCGGGCACCTGCACCTTCTACGGCACCGCCAACTCCAACCAGATGCTCATGGAAATCATGGGCTTCCATCTGCCGGGGTCGTCCTTCGTCAACCCGAACACACCGCTGCGCGATGCGCTGACCAAGGAAGCGACCCGCCGCGCCCTCGCCATCACCGCACTCGGCAACGACTTCACGCCGGCGGGCGAGATGATCGACGAACGCTCGATCGTCAACGGCGTCATCGGTCTGCACGCGACCGGCGGTTCCACCAACCACACCTTGCACTTGGTCGCCATGGCCCGTTCGGCAGGCATCAGGCTCACCTGGGAAGACATCTCAGAGCTCTCGGACGTGATCCCGCTGCTCGCCCGCGTCTATCCGAACGGCCTTGCCGACGTGAACCATTTCCACGCGGCCGGCGGCATGGGCTACCTGATCGGACAATTGCTCTCGAAGGGCCTGCTGCACGACGATGTGCGCACCGTCTGGGGCAAGGGTCTCGAACCCTATGCCATCGAAATCGGAATGGATGACGCAGGCGCAATCGAGCGCCGCCCGGCGCTCAAGGAAAGCGCCGAGCCGAAGATCCTTGCGACCGTGGACGAGCCGTTCCAGTCGAATGGCGGCCTGAAGATGCTCAAGGGCAATATCGGTAACGCCGTCATCAAGATTTCGGCCGTGAAGCCGGACCGCCATGTGATCGAGGCACCGGCAAAGATCTTCCACGACCAGCAGTCGCTGATCGATGCGTTCAAGGCAGGCGAGTTGAACCAGGACTTCGTGGCCGTGATCCGCTTTCAGGGACCGAAGGCGAACGG
This window harbors:
- a CDS encoding FAD-binding oxidoreductase, with protein sequence MMTEQTIAYQSPISPGISWYEDVLAERPSFPALDGSSQADVVIVGGGYTGLQAAYNLAVAGVDVVLIDAARFGDGASGRNGGQIGTGQREDVTTLESQYGLETSKALFDLAEDGKRYLIDFAERLGIDMEFRPGQLSVAHKKRYVDDFRSYVDILAERYGYTQATFMHAAETAERLGSTRFFGGMRDMGTGHIHPMKLVAGLARATDAAGAKLYENTRATGISSANGIITVTTDRGTITASHALLACNAHIGDLEPVTAAHVMPIRSFIGATVPIDAATIIPGGEAVDDSRFVVRYFRKSLDGRLLFGGREAYTSESPTDIKSHIRKQIAEIYPELGDIDMTHAWGGSVAITMPRQPFVREVMPHVITIGGYSGHGVKLSNYCGKLYADAVLGDRSRLGQFERLKIPAFPGGTRLRQPLLFLAMTWFSLRDRI
- the zwf gene encoding glucose-6-phosphate dehydrogenase; this translates as MSSQIIPVDPFDYVVFGGTGDLSERKLLPALYHRQEAGQLTEPTRIIGASRSELSNDEFREFARAALVEHVGNGGLDEAEVEKFLERLFYVAVDAKSDKGWGDLKELLAEGEDRIRAFYLAVSPSLFGDISQHIRDHELITEKTRIVVEKPIGRDLASARQLNDTIGSVFREEQVFRIDHYLGKETVQNLMALRFANALYEPLWNSAHIDHVQITVAESVGLEGRAGYYDTAGALRDMVQNHIMQLLCLVAMEPPSSMDAEAVRDEKLKVLRALRPITSRNVQQMTVRGQYRAGASAGGPVKGYLDELESGTSNTETFVAIKAEIGNWRWAGVPFYLRTGKRMAERASEIVIAFKPIPHSIFDESAGRVIANQLVIRLQPDEAVKQWIMIKDPGPGGMRLRHVPLDMTFAENFDVRNPDAYERLLLDVIRNNQTLFMRRDEVEAAWRWVDPILKSWDDTGQQVQGYTAGTSGPSQAIALIERDGRTWHEL
- the edd gene encoding phosphogluconate dehydratase gives rise to the protein MAADTRIETITRRLVERSKPTREAYIDRVRRAARQGPHRAALACGNLAHGFAACGPNDKDALAGDRVPNLGIITAYNDMLSAHQPYERFPDMIREAAREAGGVAQVAGGVPAMCDGVTQGQPGMELSLFSRDVIAMSAGIGLSHNMFDAALYLGVCDKIVPGLMIAAMTFGHLPAVFVPAGPMTTGLPNDEKARIRQLFAEGKVGREELLEAESKSYHGPGTCTFYGTANSNQMLMEIMGFHLPGSSFVNPNTPLRDALTKEATRRALAITALGNDFTPAGEMIDERSIVNGVIGLHATGGSTNHTLHLVAMARSAGIRLTWEDISELSDVIPLLARVYPNGLADVNHFHAAGGMGYLIGQLLSKGLLHDDVRTVWGKGLEPYAIEIGMDDAGAIERRPALKESAEPKILATVDEPFQSNGGLKMLKGNIGNAVIKISAVKPDRHVIEAPAKIFHDQQSLIDAFKAGELNQDFVAVIRFQGPKANGMPELHKLTPSLGVLQDRGYRVALVTDGRMSGASGKVPAAIHVTPEAADGGPIARVREGDIVRVDAVTGELSVLVDAAEWEMREAVTADLTENGFGMGRELFAAFRAVAGPASEGASVLY
- the pgl gene encoding 6-phosphogluconolactonase, with the protein product MSPKLHEFADRAALAEALADAVAEALNAAVSARGRATLAVSGGSTPKSFFKALSGKELAWDQVTVTLIDERFVPETHERSNQKLVVENLLVDRAARARFVPLFNDAPEVHLAADRASGVIDALPRPIDVAILGLGTDGHTASFFPGGDRLAETIDPDMPTAVIPIEAPGAGEPRLTLTLPRIVEAPLLVLHIEGAEKRQVLDQAMAGQDANDMPIRAVFAHAPAPIQIYWAP
- a CDS encoding glutamine synthetase family protein — protein: MDQKRGVKDWKQASEWLKWRGIEDIECITPDIAGVPRGKMMPTSKFTSNTSLSLPSALFRHTISGEYPEETGDFRYDPTDGDLKLVPDLSTLSVVPWETDPTAQVVCDIVDTQGNEVGYTPRNVLKRVVSLYRERGWQPVVAPEIEFYLVAKNDDPDYPLQPPKGRSGRTIAGGQAYSIAGVNEFDELIDDIYHFSEAQGLEIDTLIHEEGPAQLEINLRHGDPIELADQVFLFKRTLREAALNHNMYATFMAKPMQGQAGSAMHIHQSVVDIKTGRNVFADEKGEASQEFFSFIGGMQHFVPKALVMMAPYVNSYRRLTPDMACPVNNAWGYDNRTTAFRVPSSDPSARRVENRLPSSDTNPYLALAASLACGYLGMVRGVKPSAPTAHTANEGTTVDLPRGLLEAVSLLESEPAFQDVFGADFIATYCGLKRGEFETFMQVISPWEREYLLLNV